A single genomic interval of Rhizobium leguminosarum bv. trifolii WSM1325 harbors:
- a CDS encoding Phosphoribosylaminoimidazolesuccinocarboxamide synthase (PFAM: SAICAR synthetase~KEGG: rec:RHECIAT_CH0003653 phosphoribosylamidoimidazolesuccinocarboxamide synthase protein): MRILSEAHFPELPNYYRGKVRENYDLPDGRRIIISTDRLSAFDRILTCIPYKGEVLTQTARYWFEATKDICPNHVLDYPDPNVVIGKRLDILPVEIVVRGYLAGTTGTSILTLYKKGEREMYGMRLPDGMRDNQILPEPVITPTSKEFDGGHDEPLTPTEIVTRGLLTNEQWQTLSTYALALFARGQEMAANNGLILVDTKYEFGTDGDGNIILADEIHTPDSSRYWLAESYPASFVAGKRPESFDKDFVRAWVAERCDPYKDEIPEIPAELIEQTSAVYIKAYEAITGERFVPDDSGETPLARVRTNLTRYFP; encoded by the coding sequence GTGCGAATTCTCTCCGAAGCCCATTTCCCGGAATTGCCGAACTATTATCGCGGCAAGGTGCGCGAGAATTACGATCTTCCGGACGGACGACGCATTATTATCAGCACCGACCGGCTGAGCGCTTTCGACCGCATCCTCACCTGCATCCCCTATAAGGGCGAGGTGCTGACGCAGACGGCGCGCTACTGGTTCGAGGCGACGAAGGACATCTGCCCGAACCACGTTCTCGACTATCCCGACCCGAATGTCGTCATCGGCAAGCGGCTCGACATCCTGCCGGTCGAGATCGTCGTGCGCGGTTATCTCGCCGGCACCACCGGCACCTCGATCCTGACGCTTTATAAAAAGGGCGAACGCGAGATGTACGGCATGCGTCTGCCCGACGGTATGCGCGACAACCAGATCCTGCCGGAACCCGTCATCACGCCGACCAGCAAGGAATTCGACGGCGGCCACGATGAACCGCTGACACCCACCGAAATCGTCACGCGTGGCCTTCTCACCAATGAACAATGGCAGACGCTGTCGACATATGCGCTCGCCCTCTTTGCCCGTGGCCAGGAGATGGCGGCGAACAACGGGCTGATCCTGGTCGATACCAAATACGAGTTCGGCACCGATGGTGACGGCAACATTATCCTCGCCGACGAGATCCACACGCCGGACAGCAGCCGCTACTGGCTTGCCGAAAGCTATCCGGCAAGCTTTGTCGCCGGAAAACGCCCGGAGAGTTTCGACAAGGATTTCGTCCGCGCCTGGGTGGCGGAGCGCTGCGATCCCTATAAGGACGAGATCCCGGAAATCCCCGCCGAACTGATCGAGCAGACATCGGCCGTCTACATCAAGGCCTACGAGGCGATCACCGGTGAGCGCTTCGTTCCCGACGATAGCGGCGAGACGCCGCTTGCCCGTGTCCGAACCAACCTCACCCGCTATTTTCCCTGA
- a CDS encoding conserved hypothetical protein (KEGG: rec:RHECIAT_CH0003649 hypothetical protein): MENKRANCIIEVSVDSADGRYAVGIMNMRQALDLPEMPSLSYTHPDPVKAAAGIVVSRKELAGFMVCR; the protein is encoded by the coding sequence ATGGAAAACAAGAGGGCCAACTGCATTATCGAAGTCAGTGTCGACAGCGCCGATGGCCGCTATGCGGTCGGCATTATGAATATGCGCCAGGCACTCGATCTGCCGGAAATGCCTAGTCTGTCCTACACACATCCGGACCCAGTCAAGGCCGCCGCCGGTATCGTCGTCAGCCGCAAGGAACTGGCCGGCTTCATGGTCTGCCGCTGA
- a CDS encoding protein of unknown function DUF883 ElaB (PFAM: protein of unknown function DUF883 ElaB~KEGG: rec:RHECIAT_CH0003648 hypothetical protein), which translates to MAANTDDIRASVSKDIAALQQEVSRLQKMISAQGAEAYYEVRGRAGKVYDEALPRAKNAVAQIRAEGVAAADAAREHPTATTTALVLAGAIGFLAGYLLSGSPQPQPRHWWR; encoded by the coding sequence ATGGCTGCCAATACCGATGATATCAGAGCATCTGTCAGTAAGGACATCGCCGCACTCCAACAGGAAGTCTCGCGCCTGCAGAAGATGATTTCCGCTCAGGGCGCTGAAGCCTATTACGAAGTGCGTGGCCGCGCCGGCAAGGTCTATGACGAAGCCCTGCCCCGAGCAAAGAACGCCGTCGCCCAGATCCGGGCCGAAGGTGTGGCTGCCGCCGACGCTGCCCGCGAGCATCCGACTGCAACGACCACTGCCCTGGTGCTTGCAGGCGCCATTGGCTTCCTTGCCGGATACCTGCTTTCCGGCAGTCCGCAGCCGCAGCCTCGCCATTGGTGGCGCTGA
- a CDS encoding Citrate transporter (PFAM: Citrate transporter; TrkA-C domain protein~KEGG: rec:RHECIAT_CH0003652 putative transporter protein) yields MSFEQASLLILLLAMLILFSLNRIRIEVVSIAGLLGGYALGLYPADQIFTGFASPVVITVVEILLIVQVLARAKLFDSLAARFAAARPRDFTVIACTSALAGFMSIFMNNIGAFAITLPVALRLGTVLTIPRRQLVMPVSFAALLGGLVSLIGTPANLLVSDALAKATGTGFHFFDFAYVGLPIAIAGILLIAFRVQRLFPEPDETPVKISPAARRIVVERRIPDVSPLIGVRLSDCPVRFGIKPHALIRGDSFVFGPLDQSVIEPGDVLLAEGADAVFAGLAATQALIADAHPHGLQPDFTRVEAVVMPESTLVGSRVGSLEVFHHRGIAVAALSMRALRIEGRFLDLQLSIGDILTLEGPRIAIGEALEESECLPLASTAPSEPAPLLSWRPFALFACGVAASASGLRPDVAFAGVVLVLALLNHLNIRQAMADLNWPIIIMLAAMIPIGQAVATTGAAETIAGWLSLVVPITHPLFGIALILFLAMALTPFVNNATVAIVLTPIALEFARAGRHAPDAYLIAVAAGASLDFLTPFGHHNNTLAMGIGGYRFGDFLRAGWPLAVASYGLALLLTGLFWL; encoded by the coding sequence ATGTCGTTCGAGCAAGCATCCCTGCTGATCCTTCTGCTGGCGATGCTCATTCTCTTCTCGCTCAATCGCATCCGCATCGAAGTCGTCTCGATCGCCGGCCTGCTTGGCGGTTATGCGCTCGGCCTTTATCCCGCCGATCAGATCTTCACGGGCTTCGCCAGTCCCGTCGTCATCACCGTCGTCGAGATCCTGCTGATCGTCCAGGTGCTGGCGCGCGCCAAGCTCTTCGACAGTCTCGCTGCCCGTTTCGCGGCAGCAAGACCCAGGGACTTCACCGTCATCGCCTGCACGTCCGCGCTTGCCGGCTTCATGTCGATCTTCATGAACAATATCGGCGCCTTTGCGATCACCTTACCGGTCGCGCTACGTCTCGGCACGGTCCTGACGATCCCCCGCCGCCAGCTCGTCATGCCGGTCTCGTTCGCGGCCCTGCTCGGCGGCCTCGTTTCGCTGATCGGCACGCCGGCCAACCTGCTCGTCAGCGATGCGCTCGCCAAGGCGACCGGAACCGGCTTTCACTTCTTCGATTTCGCCTATGTCGGCCTGCCGATCGCCATCGCCGGCATTCTGCTCATCGCCTTTCGCGTGCAGCGCCTGTTTCCGGAACCCGACGAAACACCGGTAAAAATCTCTCCGGCCGCGCGCCGCATCGTCGTCGAGCGTCGCATCCCTGACGTCTCGCCGCTGATCGGTGTGCGACTTTCCGATTGCCCGGTGCGTTTCGGCATCAAGCCGCATGCGCTGATCCGCGGCGACAGTTTCGTCTTCGGTCCGCTCGACCAGTCGGTGATCGAACCCGGCGACGTGCTGCTTGCCGAAGGCGCCGATGCGGTCTTTGCCGGCCTTGCCGCCACGCAGGCGCTGATCGCCGATGCCCATCCGCATGGCCTGCAGCCGGATTTCACCCGTGTCGAAGCCGTCGTGATGCCGGAGAGCACGTTGGTCGGTTCGCGCGTCGGCTCGCTCGAAGTCTTCCACCATCGCGGCATCGCGGTCGCCGCCCTTTCCATGCGCGCGCTACGCATCGAGGGCCGCTTCCTCGACCTGCAATTGTCGATCGGCGATATATTGACGCTGGAGGGGCCGCGCATTGCAATCGGCGAAGCGTTAGAGGAAAGCGAGTGCCTGCCGCTCGCCTCGACAGCACCGAGCGAACCGGCGCCGCTCCTATCCTGGCGGCCCTTCGCGCTCTTTGCCTGCGGCGTCGCCGCCTCGGCGTCCGGCCTGCGTCCCGACGTCGCTTTTGCCGGCGTCGTGCTCGTGCTCGCTCTGCTCAATCACCTCAACATCCGTCAGGCGATGGCCGATCTCAACTGGCCGATCATCATCATGCTGGCGGCGATGATCCCGATCGGCCAAGCGGTGGCGACCACCGGAGCGGCCGAAACCATTGCCGGCTGGCTCAGCCTCGTCGTGCCGATCACCCATCCGCTCTTCGGCATCGCCCTCATCCTTTTCCTGGCCATGGCATTGACGCCTTTTGTCAACAACGCGACGGTCGCAATCGTCCTGACCCCGATCGCACTGGAATTCGCAAGAGCCGGCAGGCATGCGCCGGACGCCTATCTGATCGCGGTCGCCGCCGGTGCGTCGCTCGATTTCCTGACGCCCTTCGGCCATCACAACAACACGCTGGCAATGGGCATCGGCGGTTACCGCTTCGGCGATTTCCTGCGCGCCGGCTGGCCGCTTGCCGTCGCAAGTTACGGCCTCGCCCTGCTTCTTACCGGTCTGTTCTGGCTGTGA
- a CDS encoding efflux transporter, RND family, MFP subunit (TIGRFAM: efflux transporter, RND family, MFP subunit~PFAM: secretion protein HlyD family protein~KEGG: rec:RHECIAT_CH0003655 probable protein secretion protein, HlyD family) — MIRRALLISSALAFAALLAACSDSGSKPAGNAGAGAAQQAAPVGVIALTKGTFPITTILPGRAETFQTADIRPQVSGLIREIAFKEGGEIKKGDLLYQIEDAPYIAAVEQAKAAISKAQASVPSAESNLDRYQRLVGSGATQIEFETAKTTLLQAKAEVESAKAALSAAQIDLDHTRIVAPFDGIIDQTAVNVGNVVSANQTTALTTIRQLDPIYISLTESSTNLLKLRDAMAAGDIKGEANVVFHLILENGKEYNQQGKLDMSKQVVSETTGTFIIRVLFPNPDRIVLPGMYVRATVELGAEAGYALPQLATSRDANGRLTAQFVSADGKVETRAFENSSPSNNSWLVTEGIKDGDQLIVSGLQSITSGMPVKPVPMKINDTGVVMPAEQPAAGDAQKPAAK, encoded by the coding sequence ATGATACGGCGTGCCCTCCTCATCTCCTCGGCCCTGGCATTCGCAGCCCTTCTCGCCGCCTGCAGCGACAGTGGCTCCAAGCCCGCCGGCAATGCGGGTGCAGGCGCGGCGCAGCAGGCTGCCCCCGTCGGCGTCATCGCGCTGACGAAGGGCACCTTCCCGATCACCACGATCCTGCCCGGCCGCGCCGAGACCTTTCAGACCGCCGATATTCGGCCGCAGGTGAGCGGCCTGATCCGCGAGATCGCCTTTAAGGAAGGCGGCGAAATCAAGAAGGGCGATCTTCTCTACCAGATCGAGGATGCTCCCTATATCGCTGCCGTCGAGCAGGCCAAGGCGGCGATTTCCAAGGCGCAGGCGAGCGTGCCGAGCGCTGAAAGCAATCTCGACCGCTACCAGCGCCTCGTCGGCAGCGGCGCCACCCAGATCGAATTCGAAACGGCCAAGACGACGCTGCTCCAGGCCAAGGCCGAAGTCGAGTCGGCGAAGGCCGCGCTGTCCGCTGCACAGATCGACCTCGACCACACCAGGATCGTCGCCCCTTTCGATGGCATCATCGACCAGACGGCCGTTAATGTCGGCAATGTCGTCTCTGCCAACCAGACGACGGCGCTGACGACGATCCGCCAGCTCGATCCGATCTACATCTCGCTGACGGAATCGAGCACCAACCTCTTGAAGCTGCGCGATGCGATGGCCGCCGGCGACATCAAGGGTGAAGCCAATGTCGTCTTCCATCTGATCCTCGAAAACGGCAAGGAATACAACCAGCAGGGCAAGCTCGACATGTCGAAGCAGGTGGTCAGTGAGACCACAGGCACCTTCATCATCCGCGTGCTCTTTCCCAATCCCGACCGTATCGTGCTGCCCGGTATGTATGTCCGCGCAACCGTCGAGCTCGGCGCCGAGGCCGGTTATGCGCTGCCGCAGCTGGCGACGAGCCGTGACGCCAACGGCCGGCTGACGGCACAATTCGTTTCCGCCGACGGCAAGGTCGAAACCCGCGCCTTCGAGAACAGCTCGCCCTCCAACAATTCCTGGCTCGTGACCGAAGGCATCAAGGACGGCGATCAGCTGATCGTCAGCGGCCTGCAATCGATCACTTCAGGCATGCCGGTGAAGCCGGTCCCGATGAAGATCAACGACACCGGCGTGGTCATGCCTGCCGAGCAGCCCGCGGCCGGTGACGCGCAGAAGCCGGCAGCGAAGTAA
- a CDS encoding transcriptional regulator, TetR family (PFAM: regulatory protein TetR~KEGG: rec:RHECIAT_CH0003654 probable transcriptional regulator protein, TetR family): MVRRPRRKAEETREDILSMAEMLFRERGFVAVSIADIAGALHMSPANVFKHFRSKVALVDAIAGRHLDDAAERFAAFDEKLPPKEQLLRFILRLLESHLQDIQKNPYIFEMVLSTIEAKLEAGNRYRARIEAKLGEIIREGMAEGSYHCRDPESAAHTVADVLACVLHPVLIARDDKETLVHRAEKIVCFVHAALQNSAC, translated from the coding sequence ATGGTAAGAAGGCCAAGACGCAAGGCCGAGGAAACGCGGGAAGACATTCTCTCCATGGCGGAGATGCTGTTTCGCGAGCGCGGCTTCGTTGCGGTGTCGATCGCCGATATCGCCGGTGCGCTCCACATGTCGCCCGCCAATGTCTTCAAGCATTTCCGTTCCAAGGTGGCGCTCGTCGATGCGATCGCAGGACGCCATCTCGACGATGCTGCCGAGCGCTTCGCCGCCTTCGATGAGAAGCTGCCGCCGAAGGAACAACTGCTCCGCTTCATCCTGCGCCTGCTGGAAAGCCACCTGCAGGACATCCAGAAGAACCCTTATATCTTCGAAATGGTGCTTTCGACGATCGAAGCCAAACTCGAGGCCGGCAATCGTTATCGCGCCCGCATCGAGGCAAAGCTCGGCGAGATCATCCGCGAAGGCATGGCGGAGGGAAGTTATCATTGCCGCGATCCCGAAAGCGCGGCGCATACGGTGGCAGATGTCCTGGCCTGCGTGCTGCACCCTGTCCTGATCGCTCGCGACGACAAGGAGACGCTCGTGCACCGCGCCGAAAAAATCGTGTGTTTCGTCCATGCCGCACTGCAAAATAGCGCTTGCTAA
- a CDS encoding transporter, hydrophobe/amphiphile efflux-1 (HAE1) family (TIGRFAM: transporter, hydrophobe/amphiphile efflux-1 (HAE1) family~PFAM: acriflavin resistance protein~KEGG: ret:RHE_CH03412 multidrug ABC transporter): MAKFFIRRPIFAWVIAITIMLAGLLAIFTLSISQYPDIAPTTVRINATYRGASAETVEKSVTTIIEDGMTGLDDLTYMTSTSSTGSASIQLTFGTSADPDIAQVQVQNKLQLVQSQLPSDVIDAGISVTRSTSSILLVGSLVSTDGKRNSVDLGNIMSTSIEDQIQRLEGVGSINVFGSGYAMRVWLDPFKLLKYQLTPSDVTSAIQAQNTQVSVGSLGAQPTIPGQQINVTITAQSQLTTVADFEHIILKVEKDGATVRLSDVSRIEIGQESYGGSSRYNGQPSTGFAVNLAIGANAIDTAARVRSALEVIGRGLPAGVEITYPYDTTPFVELSIEKVVHTLIEAIVLVFVVLLVFLQNLRATLIPTIAVPVVLLGTFGVLAVTGYSINTLTMFAMVLAIGLLVDDAIVVVENVERIMSEEKLSPLEATEKSMGEITGAIVGIALVLTAVFIPMAFFGGSTGIIYRQFSITIVSAMLLSALVALVLTPALCATMLKPVGEHRKHRVGDWFNRNFTRSTNGYITTIGYLLKRPIRVMLVFLLVGAGCAYLFTRLPSSFLPQEDQGVLLTIVTTPPGSTTQQTQAVVEKVEKYYRENEKDAVDSVFGALGFGFSGSGQNSAIVFTKLKDFSLRTDPTLSAQSVVNRALGNFFAIREAQVFALLPPAIQGLGVSSGFSMYLVDTGGHGNDALTAASKRLIQMGNSSGKIVALRSSNKEVEPQMRIVLDQEKIGAMGVDIASVNSMLSIIFTGRDVNDFTLNGEIKPVYVEGDAPFRMQPSDLNHWYARNNDGEMVPFSAFTRTEWVKGAPSLARFNAVSAIPLDGASAPGVSSGDAMNEMEALTNQLGGGYTVAWQGISYQERLSGSQAPMLYAISVLVVFLCLAALYESWSIPFSVIMAVPVGILGALTAATLFGQANDVYFKVGLLTTIGLAAKNAILIVEFAKDRMESGMGLYEATLEAARLRLRPIIMTSLAFILGVVPLAIATGAGSAAQNAIGIGVLGGMLAATMLGIFFVPSFFVVIRRIFATRGKNAAGL, translated from the coding sequence ATGGCCAAGTTTTTCATCCGACGTCCGATTTTCGCTTGGGTCATTGCGATCACCATCATGCTCGCCGGCCTGCTGGCGATTTTCACGCTGTCGATCTCGCAATATCCCGACATCGCCCCGACGACGGTTCGCATCAACGCCACCTATCGCGGCGCCAGCGCCGAGACTGTCGAGAAATCGGTGACGACGATCATCGAGGACGGCATGACCGGCCTCGACGACCTCACCTACATGACCTCGACCTCATCGACGGGTTCGGCCAGCATCCAGCTCACCTTCGGAACGAGCGCCGACCCCGATATCGCCCAGGTGCAGGTGCAGAACAAGCTGCAGCTGGTTCAGTCGCAGCTTCCAAGCGACGTCATCGATGCCGGCATCAGCGTCACCCGCTCGACCTCGAGCATCCTTCTCGTCGGCTCGCTCGTTTCGACCGACGGCAAGCGCAATTCTGTCGACCTCGGCAATATCATGTCGACCTCGATCGAGGATCAGATCCAGCGCCTGGAAGGCGTCGGCAGCATCAATGTCTTCGGTTCAGGATACGCCATGCGCGTCTGGCTCGATCCGTTCAAGCTGCTGAAATACCAGTTGACGCCGAGCGACGTGACGTCAGCCATCCAGGCGCAGAACACCCAGGTCTCCGTCGGTTCGCTCGGTGCCCAGCCGACGATCCCCGGCCAGCAGATCAACGTCACCATCACCGCCCAAAGCCAGCTGACCACCGTCGCCGATTTCGAGCACATCATCCTGAAGGTCGAAAAGGACGGCGCGACGGTGCGCTTGAGCGACGTCTCGCGCATCGAGATCGGGCAGGAAAGCTACGGCGGCAGTTCGCGCTACAACGGCCAGCCGTCGACCGGTTTCGCCGTCAATCTTGCAATTGGCGCCAACGCCATCGATACCGCCGCCCGTGTGCGCTCCGCGCTCGAGGTTATCGGCCGCGGCCTGCCGGCAGGTGTCGAGATCACCTATCCCTACGACACCACGCCCTTCGTGGAACTGTCGATCGAGAAGGTCGTGCACACGCTGATCGAGGCGATCGTGCTCGTCTTCGTGGTGCTGCTCGTCTTCCTGCAGAATCTCCGGGCGACGCTGATCCCGACGATTGCGGTTCCCGTGGTGCTGCTCGGCACCTTCGGGGTGCTGGCGGTCACCGGCTATTCGATCAATACCTTGACGATGTTCGCCATGGTGCTGGCGATCGGCCTTCTCGTCGACGATGCCATCGTCGTCGTCGAAAACGTCGAACGCATCATGTCCGAAGAAAAGCTTTCGCCGCTCGAGGCAACGGAAAAATCGATGGGCGAGATCACCGGCGCCATCGTCGGCATCGCGCTCGTCCTCACCGCCGTCTTCATTCCGATGGCCTTCTTCGGCGGTTCGACCGGCATCATCTATCGCCAGTTCTCGATCACCATCGTCTCGGCCATGCTGCTGTCGGCGCTCGTCGCCCTCGTGCTGACGCCCGCACTTTGCGCCACGATGCTGAAGCCGGTCGGCGAACACAGGAAGCACCGCGTCGGCGACTGGTTCAACCGCAACTTCACGCGCTCGACCAACGGCTATATCACCACCATCGGCTATCTGCTGAAGCGTCCGATCCGCGTCATGCTGGTCTTCCTTCTGGTCGGCGCCGGCTGCGCCTATCTCTTCACCCGCCTGCCGAGCTCCTTCCTGCCGCAGGAAGACCAGGGCGTGCTGCTGACCATCGTCACCACGCCGCCGGGCTCGACCACGCAGCAGACCCAGGCAGTCGTCGAAAAGGTCGAGAAATACTATCGTGAAAACGAGAAGGACGCCGTCGATTCCGTGTTCGGCGCGCTCGGCTTCGGCTTCAGCGGTTCCGGCCAGAACAGCGCCATCGTCTTCACCAAACTCAAGGATTTCTCGCTGCGCACCGATCCGACGCTGAGCGCCCAGTCAGTCGTCAACCGTGCGCTTGGCAATTTCTTTGCGATCCGCGAGGCGCAGGTCTTCGCGTTGCTGCCGCCGGCGATCCAGGGTCTCGGGGTGTCGAGCGGCTTCTCCATGTATCTCGTCGACACCGGCGGCCACGGCAATGACGCCCTGACGGCCGCCTCCAAGCGGCTGATCCAGATGGGCAATAGCTCAGGCAAGATCGTGGCGCTGCGCAGCAGCAACAAGGAAGTCGAGCCGCAGATGCGCATCGTGCTCGATCAGGAAAAGATTGGCGCCATGGGCGTCGACATCGCCTCGGTCAATTCGATGCTGTCGATCATCTTCACCGGCCGTGACGTCAACGACTTCACGCTGAACGGCGAGATCAAGCCGGTCTACGTCGAGGGCGATGCGCCCTTCCGCATGCAGCCGAGCGACCTCAACCACTGGTACGCCCGCAACAATGACGGCGAAATGGTGCCCTTCTCCGCCTTTACCCGCACGGAATGGGTGAAGGGCGCGCCCTCGCTTGCCCGCTTCAACGCCGTCAGCGCCATTCCGCTCGACGGCGCTTCCGCACCCGGGGTTTCTTCCGGCGATGCGATGAACGAAATGGAAGCACTGACCAATCAGCTCGGCGGCGGTTATACGGTCGCCTGGCAGGGCATCTCCTATCAGGAGCGGCTGTCCGGTTCGCAGGCGCCGATGCTCTACGCGATCTCGGTACTGGTCGTCTTCCTCTGCCTGGCAGCGCTTTACGAAAGCTGGTCGATCCCCTTCTCGGTGATCATGGCGGTGCCTGTCGGCATCCTCGGGGCGCTGACGGCGGCAACCCTCTTCGGCCAGGCGAACGACGTCTATTTCAAGGTCGGCTTGCTGACCACTATCGGGCTGGCGGCGAAGAACGCCATCCTGATCGTCGAATTCGCCAAGGACCGCATGGAAAGCGGCATGGGGCTCTACGAGGCGACATTGGAAGCGGCGAGATTGCGCCTGCGGCCGATCATTATGACCTCGCTTGCCTTCATTCTCGGCGTCGTGCCGCTGGCGATCGCGACAGGCGCGGGCTCGGCGGCACAGAATGCCATCGGCATCGGCGTTCTCGGCGGCATGCTGGCGGCGACAATGCTCGGAATTTTCTTCGTGCCGTCGTTTTTCGTCGTCATCCGACGCATCTTTGCCACACGCGGCAAAAATGCGGCAGGACTGTGA
- a CDS encoding phosphoribosyltransferase (PFAM: phosphoribosyltransferase~KEGG: rec:RHECIAT_CH0003651 putative phosphoribosyltransferase protein) encodes MTAVTEMAPHDFWQELHPPGTFAGNGEFTSFYVATLEDGRQLRLPIRELADGDRALASLIVNQASFAVLDALAESLAEKIRPMRIDVVAGLPTLGLTLAAAVAQKLGHGRYVPLGTSRKFWYRDELSVALSSITTPTQQKRLYIDPRMLPLLQGRRVALIDDVISSGASIVAGLHLLMACGIEPVVIGAAMLQSERWRESLAAAGPQWSARTVGVFATPILERNAAGRWQAPPA; translated from the coding sequence TTGACCGCTGTGACGGAGATGGCGCCGCATGATTTCTGGCAGGAGCTTCACCCGCCCGGCACCTTTGCCGGCAATGGTGAATTCACCTCCTTCTATGTCGCCACGCTCGAAGACGGCCGCCAGCTTCGCCTGCCGATCCGTGAGCTGGCGGATGGCGACCGCGCCCTCGCCTCGCTGATCGTCAACCAGGCGAGCTTCGCCGTGCTCGATGCGCTCGCCGAAAGCCTCGCCGAAAAGATCAGGCCCATGCGCATCGACGTCGTCGCCGGCCTGCCGACGCTCGGCCTGACGCTGGCCGCCGCCGTGGCGCAGAAGCTCGGCCATGGCCGCTATGTTCCGCTCGGCACCTCGCGCAAATTCTGGTATCGCGACGAGCTCTCCGTCGCCCTGTCTTCGATCACCACGCCGACACAGCAGAAACGCCTCTATATCGATCCGCGCATGCTGCCGCTGCTTCAGGGACGGCGTGTCGCCCTCATCGATGACGTCATTTCCAGCGGCGCCTCGATCGTTGCCGGCCTCCATCTGCTGATGGCCTGCGGCATCGAACCCGTCGTCATCGGTGCGGCCATGCTGCAATCGGAGCGCTGGCGCGAAAGCCTCGCAGCCGCCGGGCCGCAATGGAGCGCGCGCACCGTCGGCGTCTTCGCAACCCCCATTCTGGAGCGGAACGCGGCGGGCCGGTGGCAGGCACCACCAGCCTGA
- a CDS encoding pseudouridine synthase (PFAM: pseudouridine synthase; RNA-binding S4 domain protein~SMART: RNA-binding S4 domain protein~KEGG: ret:RHE_CH03406 pseudouridylate synthase, ribosomal large subunit protein) encodes MRERRPPHKTRERTKPADNAAAKRVTLPRALSKLGYCSRTQAERLIAENRVAVDGRTVSDASAWVDLATASISIDGLVIAAEAKIYLMLNKPRGLVTTRHDPEGRPTVYDCLRDFDIPHLSPVGRLDKASEGLLLFTNDTEFAQILLDPVTHVTKTYHVQIDRIMDDEDIAAMTAGIRHDGELLTATAARRLRQGDRNSWIEVELDEGRNRQIRRMLEALGTECLRLVRVAIGGLELGELPKGAVRALTEPELQALRRKTGMERTRRN; translated from the coding sequence ATGAGGGAGCGGCGCCCACCGCACAAGACGCGTGAACGGACAAAGCCCGCCGATAACGCCGCGGCCAAACGGGTCACCCTTCCCCGTGCCCTTTCCAAGCTCGGTTATTGCTCCCGCACGCAGGCCGAACGCCTGATCGCCGAAAATCGTGTTGCGGTTGACGGCCGAACCGTCAGCGATGCCTCCGCATGGGTCGATCTTGCCACGGCAAGCATCAGCATCGACGGCCTTGTCATCGCTGCCGAAGCGAAAATCTATCTGATGCTCAACAAGCCCCGCGGTCTCGTCACCACCCGCCACGATCCGGAAGGCAGGCCGACGGTCTATGATTGCCTCAGGGATTTCGACATCCCGCATCTCTCTCCGGTCGGCCGGCTCGACAAGGCGAGCGAGGGCCTGCTGCTTTTCACCAACGACACCGAATTCGCCCAGATCCTGCTCGATCCGGTCACGCATGTGACGAAGACCTATCATGTCCAGATCGACCGCATCATGGACGACGAGGACATTGCCGCGATGACAGCGGGCATCCGCCACGACGGCGAGCTGCTGACGGCGACCGCCGCGCGGCGCCTGCGCCAGGGCGACAGGAATTCATGGATCGAGGTCGAGCTCGACGAGGGCCGCAACCGCCAGATCCGCCGCATGCTGGAGGCGCTCGGAACCGAATGCCTGCGCCTCGTGCGCGTCGCAATCGGCGGGCTCGAACTCGGCGAATTGCCGAAAGGCGCCGTGCGTGCGCTGACCGAACCGGAATTGCAGGCACTGCGCCGGAAAACCGGCATGGAAAGGACGAGACGCAATTGA